A stretch of the Orcinus orca chromosome 1, mOrcOrc1.1, whole genome shotgun sequence genome encodes the following:
- the LOC101277499 gene encoding LOW QUALITY PROTEIN: high affinity cAMP-specific and IBMX-insensitive 3',5'-cyclic phosphodiesterase 8A-like (The sequence of the model RefSeq protein was modified relative to this genomic sequence to represent the inferred CDS: substituted 1 base at 1 genomic stop codon), whose protein sequence is MENEEFWDFDSFELEAATHKRPLIYLGLKIFARFGVCEVLKCSETMLRSWLQIIEANYHASNPYHNSTHSADVLHATAYFLCKERIKQTLDPLDEIAALIAATVHDLDHPGRTNSFLCNAGSELAILYNDTAVLESHLTALAFQLTTRDDKCNIFKNMERDDYRTLHQSIIDMVLATEMTKHFEHVNKFVNSINKPLAASEEDGETGKNQEAIITMLRTPDNRSLIKRMLIKCADVSNPCXPLGKCSISESGARISEECFSQTDEEKRQDLPVVMSVFDRNTCSISKSQISFIDYFITDMFAAWDAFADLPELMQRLDNNFKYWKGLDEMKLRSLHPPPE, encoded by the coding sequence ATGGAAAATGAGGAATTCTGGGACTTTGATAGTTTTGAACTGGAGGCTGCCACTCATAAAAGGCCTTTGATTTATCTTGGTCTCAAAATATTTGCTCGCTTTGGAGTCTGTGAAGTCTTAAAATGCTCTGAGACAATGCTGAGATCATGGTTGCAAATTATCGAAGCTAATTATCATGCTTCTAACCCCTACCACAATTCTACACATTCTGCCGATGTGCTTCACGCCactgcctattttctctgcaAAGAGAGGATAAAGCAAACTTTAGATCCACTTGATGAGATCGCTGCCCTCATTGCAGCCACTGTCCATGACCTGGACCACCCCGGGAGAACCAACTCCTTCCTGTGCAATGCTGGGAGCGAGCTGGCCATTCTGTATAACGACACTGCTGTGCTCGAGAGCCACCTCACGGCCTTGGCCTTCCAACTGACCACTCGTGATGATAAATGCAACATCTTTAAAAACATGGAGAGGGATGACTACCGGACGCTGCACCAGAGTATTATCGACATGGTCTTAGCCACAGAAATGACAAAGCACTTTGAGCACGTCAACAAATTTGTCAATAGCATCAACAAGCCCTTGGCAGCATCAGAGGAAGATGGAGAAACTGGTAAAAATCAAGAAGCCATAATCACTATGCTCAGAACTCCAGACAACCGCAGTCTGATCAAACGAATGCTGATTAAGTGTGCTGATGTGTCAAATCCCTGCTGACCCCTGGGCAAGTGCAGTATCTCAGAATCTGGTGCACGTATCTCAGAAGAATGTTTTTCTCAGACTGATGAAGAGAAGCGACAGGACTTGCCTGTAGTGATGTCAGTTTTTGACAGAAATACCTGCAGCATCTCCAAATCCCAAATCTCTTTCATTGACTATTTCATCACAGACATGTTTGCTGCTTGGGACGCCTTTGCAGACCTGCCTGAGTTAATGCAGCGTCTTGACAACAATTTTAAATACTGGAAGGGACTGGACGAAATGAAGCTGCGGAGCCTCCACCCACCTCCTGAATAG